Proteins encoded within one genomic window of Haladaptatus sp. QDMS2:
- a CDS encoding winged helix-turn-helix domain-containing protein, whose protein sequence is MEKVLWYLLVGMRGGANRVRIIRTLSERPHNANQLSTELDVDYNTIRHHLDMLVEHGVVEPGGDGYGALYFLTDQFEHHRDTFERITDQME, encoded by the coding sequence ATGGAAAAGGTGCTGTGGTACCTGCTCGTGGGCATGCGAGGGGGCGCAAACCGCGTCCGCATCATCAGAACCCTCTCAGAACGCCCCCACAACGCGAACCAACTCTCGACGGAACTCGACGTGGACTACAACACGATACGCCACCACCTCGACATGCTGGTCGAACACGGCGTCGTCGAACCGGGCGGGGACGGCTACGGTGCGCTCTACTTCCTCACGGACCAGTTCGAGCACCACCGGGACACATTCGAACGAATCACCGACCAAATGGAGTGA
- the trpD gene encoding anthranilate phosphoribosyltransferase, whose translation MREFIERVTEGEDLTIEQAREAATRIFDGATEAQMGALLTALRAKGETEDEIAGFAQGMREAALTIEPARNGKPLVDTCGTGGDDYDTINVSTTSAVVASGAGVAIAKHGNYSVSSSSGSADVLETLGVNVKADPADVEAAIERDGIGFMLAQVFHPAMKAVIGPRRELGIRTIFNVLGPLTNPAGADAQVIGVYDPDLVPVIARALSHMDVERALVVHGAGLDEIAIHDETVVAEVTGEDIEEYTITPADLGLEAHPIEAVAGSTPEANARDLEGIVAGEVTGAKRDIILANAGAAIYISGEATSLEAGVDRAREAIDSGAALEKLNKLRQTVVA comes from the coding sequence ATGAGGGAATTTATCGAGCGTGTGACGGAGGGCGAGGACTTGACCATCGAACAGGCCAGAGAAGCGGCGACGCGCATCTTCGACGGCGCGACGGAGGCGCAGATGGGGGCGCTGCTCACCGCGCTCCGGGCCAAGGGCGAGACGGAGGACGAGATCGCGGGCTTCGCACAGGGCATGCGAGAGGCCGCACTCACCATCGAACCGGCACGAAACGGCAAGCCGCTCGTGGACACCTGTGGGACCGGCGGCGACGACTACGACACCATCAACGTCTCCACGACGAGTGCCGTCGTGGCCTCGGGCGCGGGCGTCGCCATCGCGAAACACGGCAACTACTCCGTCTCCTCGTCGTCGGGGAGTGCGGACGTGCTCGAAACGCTCGGCGTGAACGTGAAGGCAGACCCCGCGGACGTGGAGGCGGCCATCGAACGCGACGGCATCGGCTTCATGCTCGCGCAGGTGTTCCACCCGGCGATGAAGGCCGTCATCGGCCCACGCCGCGAACTCGGCATCCGGACCATCTTCAACGTCCTCGGACCGCTCACCAACCCTGCCGGGGCCGACGCACAGGTCATCGGCGTCTACGACCCCGACCTCGTACCCGTCATCGCCCGCGCTCTCTCGCACATGGACGTCGAACGCGCACTCGTCGTCCACGGCGCTGGTCTCGACGAAATCGCCATCCACGACGAGACAGTCGTCGCGGAGGTCACGGGCGAGGACATCGAGGAGTACACCATCACGCCCGCCGACCTCGGCCTCGAGGCACACCCAATCGAAGCCGTCGCCGGGAGCACGCCCGAAGCCAACGCCCGCGACCTCGAGGGCATCGTCGCAGGCGAGGTTACGGGCGCGAAACGTGACATCATCCTCGCGAACGCTGGCGCGGCAATCTACATCTCCGGGGAGGCCACGTCGCTCGAAGCCGGCGTCGACCGCGCACGCGAGGCCATCGACTCCGGTGCCGCGCTGGAAAAACTGAACAAACTCCGCCAGACTGTGGTGGCATGA
- a CDS encoding molybdopterin-dependent oxidoreductase, with protein sequence MNLLPRSRLVRIGIARVLLAGVAAVAGSYAAAGFTPGFVGAPLEATLSRVAPASLVTFAIVVLGDLGQKLNLFAAITLAVLLIACLSAAALATGWRQRSRFVSVTTALGLTWAAVTLLTAEPVLALAAAIPAAAVLALTESGVSTSGADSRARRRVLTAIAGVAGFSLLSYVLGSRDADETADQPLGLTPDQTQEIQTLLAEAEVKSLAVAGLEPLVSTSFYEVDIAAVNPRLAAEEWTLTLTGAVDEDLTITYDDLRALPVEQRFVTLRCVGDSLNGQKMDTALWTGTPLAPILDRVTPASGCECAMLHAGDGYYVEFPIAALRTGFLTYGMNGNPLPRSHGAPVRVLIPGHWGEVNVKWLTEIEFLDKQVDGYWEERGWHGTGPVNLVAKLWLVNDNGDGTVTVGGHAYAGLRDISAVEVTTGGGNWEQATLSEPLPGEDVWRQWTYTYDHPGSQHRVTARAVAGDGTVQSREELPAFPSGPSGWVSQTVR encoded by the coding sequence ATGAACTTGCTCCCACGAAGTCGACTGGTTCGCATCGGTATCGCCCGCGTCCTGCTCGCGGGCGTCGCGGCCGTGGCGGGGTCGTACGCAGCCGCTGGCTTTACCCCCGGGTTCGTGGGCGCACCACTCGAAGCGACACTTTCGCGGGTCGCGCCGGCATCGCTCGTCACGTTCGCCATCGTCGTCCTCGGGGACCTCGGCCAGAAACTGAACCTCTTTGCCGCCATAACCCTCGCAGTCCTCCTCATTGCGTGTCTCTCGGCCGCCGCGCTGGCGACCGGGTGGCGTCAGCGAAGCAGGTTCGTTTCCGTGACCACGGCCCTCGGCCTGACGTGGGCGGCCGTCACGCTGCTCACCGCCGAACCGGTTCTCGCCCTCGCCGCGGCGATTCCGGCAGCCGCCGTCCTCGCACTCACCGAATCGGGCGTCTCGACCAGTGGGGCAGACTCACGGGCTCGCAGACGTGTGCTCACTGCCATCGCCGGCGTGGCTGGCTTCTCACTCCTCTCGTACGTCCTCGGGTCGCGTGACGCAGACGAGACGGCGGACCAACCACTTGGTCTCACCCCGGACCAGACCCAGGAGATTCAAACGCTTCTCGCCGAGGCTGAAGTGAAATCGCTCGCCGTGGCCGGACTCGAACCTCTCGTGAGTACGTCGTTCTACGAGGTGGACATCGCCGCGGTGAATCCTCGGCTGGCCGCAGAAGAGTGGACGCTCACCCTCACCGGCGCAGTCGACGAGGACCTGACCATCACGTACGACGACTTGCGGGCACTCCCCGTCGAACAACGGTTCGTCACCCTCCGGTGTGTCGGTGACTCGCTCAACGGACAGAAGATGGACACCGCCCTCTGGACCGGGACACCGCTCGCGCCCATCCTCGACCGCGTGACGCCCGCGTCGGGGTGTGAGTGCGCGATGCTCCACGCCGGAGACGGCTACTACGTCGAGTTCCCGATTGCCGCCCTGCGCACTGGGTTCCTCACGTACGGGATGAACGGCAATCCACTGCCGCGGAGTCACGGTGCGCCCGTCAGGGTGCTCATTCCGGGCCACTGGGGCGAAGTCAACGTCAAGTGGCTCACAGAAATCGAATTCCTCGACAAACAGGTAGACGGCTACTGGGAAGAACGCGGCTGGCACGGCACCGGGCCGGTGAACCTCGTGGCGAAACTCTGGCTCGTGAACGACAACGGCGACGGGACCGTGACCGTCGGCGGCCACGCCTACGCCGGCCTCAGGGACATTTCAGCTGTCGAGGTCACCACGGGTGGCGGAAATTGGGAGCAGGCGACGCTTTCCGAACCGCTCCCCGGCGAGGACGTCTGGCGACAGTGGACCTACACCTACGACCACCCCGGTTCCCAACACCGGGTCACTGCGCGAGCGGTGGCCGGGGACGGGACGGTCCAGTCGCGCGAAGAACTTCCCGCCTTCCCGAGTGGGCCAAGCGGCTGGGTCTCCCAGACAGTCAGATGA
- a CDS encoding adenosylcobalamin-dependent ribonucleoside-diphosphate reductase, with the protein MSRANLSADEITLPRKRTDGETLADRMTANAYNNILPARYLRKDANGDLIETQEDLFVRVAKNIALAEAVYEAENRGIELTARPEQLKPRHPRRDELAAEVFGDGTKATDDVTVVLTERNVNKFDYDTIVPELPAEIKETVESVRTEFQDLMEGLNFIPNSPTLMNAGDELQQLSACFVDSPADDLTDIHKTAMEAAEVFQSGGGMGYAFWQLRPYGDAVGSTGGIASGPITFMRTFDQMCETIAQGGTRRGAQMGVMRVSHPDVIEFLHAKNKDVSLAVTLRLNDPDDYTYTSFNEALEEARTLIDEEGRVPKHLRNAVEGHLSNFNISVGITDDFMDALYNEEEFVFTNPRTEQPHIATKETKEMYDRYGLGHYVTPGEELKIPAVEIWDHIIDGSWENGEPGVIYLERVNKEHSFDVEKHPDHRILATNPCGEQPLEEYEACNLGHINLSTIADLDAPDWRVWYDEHGENYGSTEEAMQAFLADAIDWDEFDHRIEWGTRFLENVVTMSDFPVPKIEEKVRNMRKIGLGVMGLAQLYIQLGIRYGSEEGNELVRQLMMHINHGSKWASHELAEDRGSFNDWGDSKYANPTEYRDWFEHHTGLSADEWADGFSIRNHNTTTVAPTGTTSMVGNTTGGIEPIYNVAYFKNVSDDVQGDEMLVEFDDYFLRVLEANDIDAEAVQEEAVEQMQSNTFEGVTSLSTVPDAIGELFVVTADLTGLEHAGVQCAAQAGVDSAISKTCNFPNSASKEDMDEVYRYIYDNGGKGVTVYRDGTRSKQVLTTRAKNADFADDDEAAEAIVEQITEVFGSMEEFLDHEEVKAALDAQLDSVAASAAKGNLYAEKRPRPDVLYGVTQRISTGYGKLYVNINEDEQGRPFELFANIGNSGGFTASFTESLAKTVSTALRSGVDPEEIAGELKGIRSPKIAWDKGEQIQSIPDAIGTAMRRYLDGEIDKTYPQQRNLAEIAKESAPQADDTETDGGAAAKPADDDATQSLIDAGESPECPDCGSMTLYFSEGCKTCESCGWSECS; encoded by the coding sequence ATGAGCCGCGCAAACCTCTCCGCCGACGAGATTACCCTGCCACGAAAACGAACCGATGGTGAGACGCTCGCAGACCGGATGACCGCGAATGCGTACAACAACATCTTGCCTGCTCGATACCTTCGCAAGGACGCAAACGGGGACCTCATTGAGACCCAGGAGGACCTGTTCGTCCGCGTCGCGAAGAACATCGCACTCGCAGAAGCCGTCTACGAGGCCGAAAACCGCGGAATCGAACTCACCGCCCGCCCCGAGCAGCTGAAGCCCCGCCACCCCCGCCGCGACGAGCTCGCCGCGGAAGTGTTCGGTGACGGGACAAAAGCCACGGACGACGTAACGGTCGTCCTCACCGAGCGCAACGTCAACAAGTTCGACTACGATACCATCGTCCCGGAACTCCCTGCAGAAATCAAGGAGACGGTCGAATCCGTCCGCACCGAGTTCCAGGACCTGATGGAGGGGCTCAATTTCATCCCGAACTCGCCGACACTGATGAACGCGGGCGACGAACTCCAGCAACTCTCTGCCTGTTTCGTCGATTCGCCCGCAGACGACCTCACGGACATCCACAAGACGGCCATGGAGGCCGCAGAAGTGTTCCAGTCTGGCGGCGGCATGGGGTACGCCTTCTGGCAACTCCGCCCGTACGGTGACGCAGTCGGTTCGACCGGCGGCATCGCCTCCGGTCCGATCACGTTCATGCGGACGTTCGACCAGATGTGCGAGACCATCGCGCAGGGTGGGACGCGCCGTGGCGCACAGATGGGCGTCATGCGCGTCAGTCACCCGGACGTCATCGAATTTCTCCACGCGAAGAACAAGGACGTCTCGCTCGCGGTCACGCTCCGTCTCAACGACCCAGACGACTACACGTACACGAGCTTCAACGAGGCGCTCGAAGAAGCTCGCACCCTCATCGACGAGGAAGGGCGGGTGCCAAAGCACCTGCGCAACGCCGTCGAGGGCCATCTTTCTAATTTCAACATCTCGGTGGGCATCACCGACGACTTCATGGACGCACTCTACAACGAGGAGGAGTTCGTCTTCACCAACCCACGCACCGAACAGCCACACATCGCCACGAAAGAGACCAAGGAGATGTACGACCGCTACGGTCTCGGTCACTACGTCACCCCTGGCGAGGAACTCAAGATTCCGGCCGTCGAAATCTGGGACCACATCATCGACGGGTCGTGGGAGAACGGCGAACCCGGCGTCATCTACTTAGAGCGCGTCAACAAGGAGCACTCCTTCGACGTCGAGAAACACCCAGACCACCGCATCCTCGCGACGAATCCATGCGGCGAACAGCCGCTCGAAGAATACGAGGCGTGTAACCTCGGCCACATCAATCTCTCTACCATCGCCGACCTCGACGCGCCCGACTGGCGCGTCTGGTACGACGAGCACGGCGAGAACTACGGCTCGACCGAGGAGGCCATGCAGGCGTTCCTCGCCGACGCCATCGACTGGGACGAGTTCGACCACCGCATCGAGTGGGGGACGCGCTTCCTCGAAAACGTCGTCACCATGTCCGACTTCCCGGTGCCGAAAATCGAAGAGAAGGTCCGCAACATGCGGAAAATCGGCCTCGGCGTCATGGGTCTCGCCCAACTCTACATCCAGCTTGGCATCCGCTACGGCTCTGAGGAGGGCAACGAACTCGTCCGCCAGCTCATGATGCACATCAACCACGGCTCGAAGTGGGCCTCCCACGAACTCGCGGAAGACCGCGGGTCGTTCAACGACTGGGGAGATTCGAAGTACGCGAACCCGACCGAGTACCGCGACTGGTTCGAACACCACACCGGCCTCTCGGCCGACGAGTGGGCAGACGGCTTCTCAATTCGCAACCACAACACGACGACAGTCGCCCCGACCGGGACGACATCCATGGTCGGCAACACGACCGGAGGCATCGAGCCAATCTACAACGTCGCCTACTTCAAGAACGTCTCCGACGACGTGCAGGGCGACGAGATGCTCGTCGAGTTCGACGACTACTTCCTGCGCGTTTTGGAGGCAAACGACATCGACGCCGAGGCCGTACAGGAGGAAGCAGTCGAGCAGATGCAAAGCAACACCTTCGAGGGCGTCACGTCGCTCTCGACGGTCCCTGACGCGATTGGCGAACTGTTCGTCGTCACCGCAGACCTCACCGGCCTCGAACACGCAGGCGTCCAGTGTGCCGCACAGGCTGGCGTGGACTCGGCGATTTCGAAGACCTGCAACTTCCCGAACTCCGCGAGCAAGGAAGACATGGACGAGGTGTACCGCTACATCTACGACAACGGCGGGAAGGGCGTCACCGTCTACCGCGACGGCACCCGCAGCAAGCAGGTGCTCACGACGCGGGCGAAGAACGCAGACTTCGCCGACGACGACGAGGCCGCAGAAGCCATCGTCGAGCAGATTACGGAGGTCTTCGGGTCGATGGAGGAGTTCTTAGACCACGAGGAGGTCAAAGCCGCACTCGACGCGCAACTCGACTCCGTCGCCGCCTCGGCCGCGAAGGGCAATCTCTACGCCGAGAAGCGCCCGCGCCCGGACGTCCTCTACGGCGTCACCCAGCGCATTTCGACCGGCTACGGCAAACTGTACGTCAACATCAACGAGGACGAACAGGGCCGACCGTTCGAACTGTTCGCGAACATCGGCAACTCTGGCGGGTTCACCGCGAGCTTCACCGAGTCGCTCGCGAAGACCGTCTCCACCGCCCTGCGTTCGGGCGTCGACCCAGAAGAGATTGCTGGCGAACTGAAAGGCATCCGCTCGCCGAAAATCGCCTGGGACAAGGGCGAACAGATTCAGTCCATCCCGGACGCCATCGGCACCGCGATGCGCCGGTATCTGGACGGCGAAATCGACAAGACCTACCCACAGCAGCGCAACCTCGCCGAGATTGCAAAAGAGAGCGCGCCACAAGCCGACGACACGGAGACCGACGGTGGCGCAGCCGCGAAGCCAGCCGACGACGACGCGACGCAGTCGCTCATCGACGCCGGCGAGAGTCCGGAGTGTCCCGACTGTGGCTCGATGACGCTCTACTTCTCTGAAGGCTGCAAGACCTGCGAATCCTGTGGCTGGTCCGAGTGCAGTTAA
- a CDS encoding phosphoribosylanthranilate isomerase: MTRVKICGLTTEDDLQAAVTAGADAVGFICDVPVETPREVDPHEAATLAQATPPFVTSVLVTMPESVDRVCSLVARVEPDAVQLHTTLTPDEVGEISRRTNVTVVQRVEADDARVPKYAAVADALLVDSVDEQGAGGTGTTADWSQTAGLVASIDAPVVLAGGLTPENVATAIDQVSPFAVDVASGVETRPGHKDHEKLHAFVRATHRQVMVR, encoded by the coding sequence ATGACGCGGGTGAAAATCTGCGGACTCACGACAGAAGACGACCTGCAGGCCGCAGTTACGGCGGGTGCGGACGCCGTCGGCTTCATCTGTGACGTCCCAGTCGAGACACCTCGCGAAGTCGACCCGCACGAAGCAGCAACGCTCGCCCAGGCGACGCCGCCGTTCGTCACCAGCGTGCTCGTCACCATGCCGGAATCCGTCGACCGGGTTTGTTCCCTCGTCGCCCGGGTCGAACCGGACGCGGTCCAACTCCACACGACACTCACTCCCGACGAAGTGGGCGAAATCAGTCGCCGGACGAACGTCACCGTCGTCCAGCGCGTAGAGGCGGACGACGCCCGCGTACCGAAGTACGCTGCCGTCGCGGACGCGCTCCTCGTCGATTCCGTCGACGAGCAGGGCGCGGGCGGTACGGGAACCACCGCAGACTGGTCACAGACCGCTGGCCTCGTCGCGTCTATCGACGCACCGGTCGTCCTCGCAGGTGGCCTCACGCCCGAGAACGTCGCGACGGCCATTGACCAGGTCAGCCCGTTCGCCGTCGATGTCGCGAGCGGCGTCGAGACGAGACCGGGCCACAAGGACCACGAGAAATTACACGCCTTTGTCCGCGCCACCCACCGGCAGGTGATGGTTCGGTGA
- a CDS encoding HVO_2523 family zinc finger protein: protein MAQEVGGRPCPLCEEPMYHRHCKYVCPNHGVIYDCADTFW, encoded by the coding sequence ATGGCGCAGGAAGTCGGCGGCCGCCCGTGTCCGCTCTGTGAAGAGCCAATGTACCACCGCCACTGCAAATACGTCTGTCCGAATCACGGCGTCATCTACGACTGTGCGGACACCTTCTGGTAG
- a CDS encoding polysaccharide deacetylase family protein, whose product MPSPRSSSPSNSTRRRLLSLTGSAILGSLAGCVDRVPLFSDRDTESKPTTGNPQTDLEPRPETETGTPEPELALHTEYNSRERFGSPGDSFDDFEDLSSWQAVEGKLSVDTETYVTGSQSMRVTGPADEKAVFDRHLETPLNLAENDLSFEFRSENPGKVAVLVYAYDADDNWAVLELRSVTYRPPDVGWFRTCPGVFKTSETDPDLSQVERLHVEVINTADTDTNSWLDDMRVVPKADTGYVVLSWDDGFTNFYEQGAPLHDEYDVPAVHAYPPYAEESPGVSFMTEAQIRERQEAGDEIVSHATIQKRFSEISPDRLAEKLERNKQWLVDREFEGADFIVYPANDFDRAALDTISEYHYMGGMNQSGSTNTTSVYGFDPLVLPRTIGHDLDISKRAVDMAAAHNQCAILNFHHFKKRHTMPVADYEKLLQHITEKQGIEVITFSDLWELRKTGP is encoded by the coding sequence ATGCCCTCCCCCCGCAGTTCGTCTCCCTCCAATAGCACCCGCCGCAGGCTCCTTTCGCTCACGGGGTCTGCGATTCTCGGGTCGCTCGCTGGCTGTGTTGACCGCGTTCCCTTGTTTTCGGACAGGGACACGGAATCTAAGCCGACGACTGGCAACCCCCAGACAGACCTCGAACCACGACCGGAGACGGAAACGGGGACGCCCGAGCCCGAACTCGCGCTCCACACCGAATACAATTCCCGAGAGCGGTTTGGGTCGCCCGGCGACTCGTTCGACGACTTCGAAGACCTCTCGTCGTGGCAGGCGGTCGAAGGCAAACTCTCGGTGGACACAGAAACGTACGTCACCGGGTCCCAGAGCATGCGAGTGACTGGTCCGGCGGACGAGAAAGCGGTTTTCGACCGCCACCTCGAAACGCCGCTGAACCTGGCCGAAAACGACCTGTCGTTCGAGTTTCGCTCGGAGAACCCGGGGAAAGTGGCCGTGCTCGTCTACGCCTACGACGCCGACGACAACTGGGCGGTGCTCGAACTCCGGAGCGTCACCTACCGGCCACCGGACGTCGGCTGGTTCCGGACGTGTCCAGGCGTGTTCAAGACGAGCGAGACGGACCCCGACCTCTCGCAGGTCGAACGCCTCCACGTCGAGGTCATCAACACCGCAGACACGGACACGAACTCGTGGCTGGACGACATGCGCGTCGTCCCGAAGGCGGACACCGGCTACGTCGTACTGAGTTGGGACGACGGCTTCACCAACTTCTACGAGCAGGGTGCGCCGCTGCACGACGAATACGACGTGCCTGCGGTTCACGCCTATCCACCCTACGCAGAGGAGTCGCCCGGCGTCTCGTTCATGACCGAAGCACAGATTCGCGAACGACAGGAGGCAGGCGACGAAATCGTCTCCCACGCGACCATCCAGAAGCGATTCTCCGAGATTTCGCCCGACCGCCTCGCGGAGAAACTCGAACGCAACAAGCAGTGGCTCGTCGACCGCGAGTTCGAGGGAGCGGACTTCATCGTCTACCCGGCAAACGACTTCGACCGGGCCGCCCTCGACACCATCTCCGAGTACCACTATATGGGTGGAATGAATCAGTCGGGAAGTACCAACACGACGAGCGTCTACGGCTTCGACCCGCTCGTCCTCCCGCGAACCATCGGCCACGACCTCGACATCTCGAAGCGGGCAGTCGATATGGCCGCCGCGCACAACCAGTGTGCAATCCTCAACTTCCATCACTTCAAGAAACGGCACACGATGCCGGTTGCGGACTACGAAAAACTCCTCCAGCACATCACGGAGAAGCAGGGCATCGAGGTGATTACCTTCTCCGACCTGTGGGAGTTGCGAAAAACTGGCCCCTGA
- the trpE gene encoding anthranilate synthase component I — MTTRSLTRDAFVALAAEERPAVVRLAVELDANIDPLAAHAELAEGDYSFLLESAEKVASSDPAGAFSPDTDDRHARYSFVGYDPDGVVTISPNEATTEGFDGALASLSPPGEGDVLDTLCETLPDLPLRGFEAAGRQHLQGGLVGFISYDAVYDLWLDEVGVERPACPLPDAQFVLSTKTVVFDHAEESISLVFTPVVTPDTDAGDLYDDLVAEAARVESRLQAADAVSLGRFTREDEHADPRDEYEAAVDRAKEHVLDGDIYQGVISRKRELTGDVDPKALYAALREVNPSPYMYLLRAGDLSVVGASPETLVSVSGDTVVSNPIAGTCGRGGSPGEDRRLAGEMLADDKERAEHTMLVDLARNDVRRVAEPGSVRVEEFMNVLKYSHVQHIESTVTGRLAPEYDAFDATRASFPAGTLSGAPKVRAMELIHDLEAGPRGLYGGGVGYYSWTGDADFAIVIRTATIDHGETDRVTIQAGAGIVADSDPASEYEETEKKMGGVLAAIERLELPEVTP; from the coding sequence GTGACGACCCGTTCGCTCACGCGCGATGCATTCGTCGCGCTCGCAGCAGAGGAGCGCCCTGCGGTTGTGCGACTCGCCGTCGAACTGGACGCGAACATCGACCCGCTCGCTGCGCACGCGGAACTCGCAGAGGGCGACTACTCGTTCCTCCTCGAAAGCGCAGAGAAGGTCGCCTCGAGCGACCCAGCCGGCGCGTTTTCCCCAGACACCGACGACCGCCACGCCCGCTACTCCTTCGTGGGCTACGACCCAGACGGTGTCGTGACGATTTCGCCAAACGAAGCTACGACAGAAGGGTTCGACGGCGCACTTGCCTCGCTCTCGCCGCCGGGTGAGGGAGACGTCCTCGACACACTATGTGAAACGCTCCCTGACCTCCCGCTTCGCGGCTTCGAGGCCGCTGGCCGCCAGCACCTTCAGGGCGGGTTGGTCGGGTTCATCTCGTACGATGCGGTGTACGACCTCTGGCTGGACGAAGTGGGCGTCGAACGACCCGCGTGCCCACTGCCGGACGCACAGTTCGTTCTCTCTACGAAGACGGTCGTCTTCGACCACGCAGAGGAGTCGATTTCGCTGGTGTTCACGCCGGTCGTCACTCCGGACACCGACGCTGGAGACCTCTACGACGACCTCGTCGCGGAGGCGGCCCGCGTCGAATCCCGCCTGCAAGCGGCGGACGCCGTCTCCCTTGGTCGGTTCACCCGCGAAGACGAACACGCAGACCCACGCGACGAGTACGAGGCGGCCGTCGACCGGGCGAAAGAACACGTCCTCGACGGCGACATCTATCAGGGCGTCATCTCCCGAAAGCGCGAACTCACGGGCGACGTGGACCCGAAGGCGCTCTACGCCGCGCTTCGAGAGGTCAACCCTTCGCCCTACATGTACCTCCTGCGTGCGGGCGACCTGAGCGTCGTCGGCGCGAGTCCGGAGACGCTCGTCTCTGTCAGCGGCGATACCGTCGTGAGCAACCCCATCGCGGGGACGTGCGGGCGCGGTGGGAGTCCCGGCGAGGACCGCCGACTAGCCGGCGAGATGCTCGCGGACGACAAGGAACGGGCGGAGCACACGATGCTCGTGGACCTCGCGCGAAACGACGTCCGCCGGGTGGCAGAACCCGGGTCCGTCCGGGTCGAGGAGTTCATGAACGTCCTCAAATATTCCCACGTCCAGCACATCGAGAGCACCGTCACGGGACGGTTGGCTCCCGAGTACGACGCCTTCGACGCGACGCGGGCGTCCTTCCCGGCGGGAACGCTCTCCGGTGCGCCCAAAGTCCGGGCGATGGAACTCATCCACGACCTCGAAGCCGGGCCGCGCGGCCTCTACGGCGGCGGCGTCGGCTACTACTCGTGGACGGGAGACGCGGACTTCGCCATCGTCATTCGGACGGCGACCATCGACCACGGGGAGACAGACCGGGTGACGATTCAGGCTGGCGCTGGCATCGTCGCCGACTCGGACCCGGCGAGCGAGTACGAGGAGACAGAAAAGAAGATGGGCGGCGTCCTCGCCGCCATCGAGCGGCTCGAACTGCCTGAGGTGACGCCATGA
- the trpG gene encoding anthranilate synthase component II: MTEVLFVDNFDSFTYNLVEYVSTHAETTVVKNTVSLDEIRAADPDALILSPGPGHPKNERDVGVTRAVLRELSPEIPTLGVCLGLEAAVYEYGGEIGRAPFPVHGKASAISHDGAGVFSGLPQGFRAGRYHSLVATAVPDCFTVAARSDDDLVMGVRHTEYPLECVQFHPESVLTERGHDVIENFLAGV, translated from the coding sequence ATGACCGAGGTGCTGTTCGTCGATAACTTCGACTCGTTCACCTACAACCTCGTCGAGTACGTGAGCACGCACGCGGAGACGACGGTCGTGAAGAATACAGTCTCTCTCGACGAAATTCGGGCCGCAGACCCGGACGCCCTGATTCTCAGTCCGGGGCCGGGGCACCCGAAAAACGAGCGTGACGTGGGGGTCACGCGAGCGGTGCTTCGGGAACTGAGCCCCGAGATTCCGACGCTCGGCGTCTGTCTGGGGCTCGAAGCCGCCGTCTACGAGTACGGCGGGGAGATCGGTCGTGCGCCATTTCCCGTCCACGGGAAAGCCTCGGCCATCTCGCACGACGGGGCGGGGGTCTTTTCGGGGCTACCGCAGGGCTTTCGCGCCGGGCGCTATCACTCGCTCGTCGCGACTGCGGTGCCAGACTGTTTTACCGTGGCTGCGCGGTCGGACGACGACCTCGTGATGGGCGTCAGGCACACCGAGTATCCACTCGAGTGTGTGCAGTTTCATCCGGAAAGCGTGCTCACCGAACGGGGTCACGACGTCATCGAGAACTTTCTCGCGGGCGTTTAG
- a CDS encoding pentapeptide MXKDX repeat protein, with the protein MQKLVTAVGILLVAIALTVGGVGAATEASFAQEDNMTDDNMTDDGMGDDEMTGDNMSDDSMTDDSMSDETMSDDAMTDGDMAEDMTEDEMAGDDMSGDNMDESAGGLLSPTAAIGVALVALIGVALVVARIRS; encoded by the coding sequence ATGCAGAAACTCGTGACAGCGGTAGGAATTCTCCTCGTCGCAATCGCCCTCACCGTCGGCGGTGTCGGCGCGGCGACAGAGGCTAGCTTCGCCCAGGAAGACAACATGACTGACGACAATATGACCGACGACGGGATGGGCGACGACGAGATGACTGGTGACAATATGTCTGACGACTCGATGACGGACGACAGTATGTCAGATGAGACCATGTCCGACGACGCTATGACCGACGGAGACATGGCTGAGGACATGACCGAAGACGAGATGGCTGGCGACGACATGTCCGGTGACAACATGGACGAGTCGGCCGGCGGACTGCTCAGTCCGACCGCAGCCATCGGCGTCGCCCTCGTAGCCCTCATTGGCGTCGCGCTGGTCGTCGCCCGCATCCGGAGCTAA